The following proteins come from a genomic window of Anaerolineae bacterium:
- a CDS encoding MFS transporter, with the protein MHMALGRYRWFVVAVFFAFMLLHQTDKLLIGPLTTPIMETFGINEAQMGAVFTGALIVGAILYPVWGYLYDRFTRSKLLALASFIWGATTWLSAVAPNFRVFLVTRASTGIDDSSYPGLYSLISDYFPPKVRGKIYGLLELAMPFGYMIGMALGLLLSGSIGWRGVFYMTGSLGILLSLVIFFGVREAPRGRSEPELADLEHIRAYRFDWKIARDLFRKPSLRLLFIQGFFGVFPWNVITYWFFRYLEKERGYSPQEVFSTMVFAVLVLASGYFVGGAAGDALFKRTPRGRLIVSG; encoded by the coding sequence ATGCACATGGCACTCGGGCGCTATCGCTGGTTCGTGGTAGCGGTCTTCTTCGCCTTCATGCTCTTGCACCAGACCGACAAGCTCCTCATCGGCCCGCTGACCACCCCCATCATGGAGACCTTCGGCATCAACGAGGCACAGATGGGCGCCGTCTTCACCGGCGCCCTGATTGTCGGCGCCATCCTGTACCCAGTGTGGGGCTATTTGTACGACCGCTTCACCCGCTCCAAACTGCTGGCGTTAGCCTCGTTCATTTGGGGCGCCACCACCTGGTTGAGCGCGGTGGCGCCCAATTTTCGCGTCTTCCTGGTAACCCGCGCCTCGACCGGCATTGATGACTCCAGCTATCCCGGCCTGTACAGCCTGATCTCCGATTATTTCCCCCCGAAGGTGCGCGGTAAAATCTACGGCCTGCTGGAGCTGGCCATGCCTTTCGGCTATATGATCGGTATGGCGCTGGGACTGCTCCTCAGCGGCAGTATCGGCTGGCGGGGAGTGTTTTACATGACCGGTTCGCTCGGCATCCTGCTCTCCCTCGTTATCTTCTTCGGCGTGCGCGAGGCACCGCGCGGCAGGAGCGAGCCGGAGCTGGCCGACTTGGAGCACATCCGCGCCTATCGCTTCGACTGGAAGATCGCCCGAGATCTCTTTCGCAAACCTAGCCTGCGCCTGCTTTTCATCCAGGGGTTCTTCGGCGTCTTCCCCTGGAACGTCATCACCTACTGGTTCTTCCGCTACCTGGAGAAGGAGCGCGGCTATTCACCCCAGGAGGTCTTCAGCACCATGGTGTTCGCCGTGCTGGTGCTGGCCTCCGGCTACTTCGTGGGTGGGGCCGCCGGCGACGCGCTCTTCAAGCGCACGCCGCGCGGCCGGCTGATCGTCAGCGGGA